In Marivirga salinae, a single window of DNA contains:
- a CDS encoding 1-deoxy-D-xylulose-5-phosphate reductoisomerase, translating to MSNKKSIAILGSTGSIGTQALEVIKSHPDNFQVEVLTAQSNVDLLIQQSIEFRPNAVVIGNEVLYDKAFNVLDPLGIKVYSGEKSLASVVQMDTIDVVLTALVGYAGLVPTIKAIEAGKHIALANKETLVVAGELVTSLAQEKGVNIYPVDSEHSAIFQCLVGEFHNPIEKIILTASGGPFRGRNRKFLESVKKEQALKHPNWDMGAKITIDSASLMNKGLEVIEAKWLFNLREDQVDVVVHPQSIIHSMVQFEDSSIKAQMGLPDMRVPIMYALSYPDRLKADFPRFNFMDYPQLTFEQPDSDTFRNLALAFHALGRAGNAACILNAANEVVVSAFLEDKISFLGMSEVIGNCLDKVHFIKTPSLEDYISTDKETRIKALELIN from the coding sequence ATGTCTAATAAAAAATCGATAGCCATCTTAGGCTCTACAGGTTCCATTGGAACTCAAGCTTTAGAGGTTATCAAATCACACCCTGATAATTTTCAAGTTGAAGTATTGACAGCACAAAGCAATGTAGATTTGCTCATACAACAATCCATTGAATTTAGACCTAATGCAGTAGTAATTGGAAATGAAGTTTTATATGACAAAGCTTTCAATGTATTAGACCCTCTCGGCATAAAAGTATATTCAGGAGAGAAATCTTTAGCCAGTGTGGTGCAAATGGACACCATAGATGTTGTTTTGACTGCATTAGTTGGTTATGCTGGTTTAGTACCCACTATTAAAGCCATAGAGGCAGGTAAACATATCGCTTTGGCCAATAAAGAAACTTTAGTAGTTGCAGGAGAATTAGTTACCTCATTGGCCCAAGAAAAGGGAGTGAATATTTACCCCGTTGATTCTGAACATTCGGCTATTTTTCAGTGCCTGGTGGGAGAATTCCACAATCCAATTGAAAAAATAATTCTAACTGCTTCAGGCGGTCCTTTCAGAGGTAGAAACAGAAAATTTTTAGAATCAGTTAAAAAAGAACAAGCCTTAAAACATCCCAACTGGGATATGGGTGCCAAAATCACCATTGATTCTGCCAGTTTAATGAATAAAGGTTTGGAAGTGATTGAAGCCAAATGGTTATTCAATCTTAGGGAGGACCAGGTTGATGTAGTGGTGCATCCACAATCCATCATCCACAGTATGGTGCAGTTTGAAGACAGCTCGATTAAAGCGCAAATGGGGCTTCCTGATATGCGGGTGCCGATTATGTATGCTTTAAGCTATCCTGACCGTTTGAAGGCTGATTTTCCTCGCTTTAATTTTATGGATTATCCGCAGCTCACATTTGAACAACCCGATAGCGATACCTTCCGTAATTTAGCCTTAGCATTCCACGCGCTTGGTAGAGCAGGAAATGCAGCTTGTATTTTGAATGCAGCAAACGAAGTAGTAGTTTCGGCTTTTCTTGAAGATAAAATTTCCTTTTTAGGAATGTCAGAAGTGATTGGAAATTGCCTTGATAAAGTACATTTTATTAAAACCCCTA
- a CDS encoding GH3 auxin-responsive promoter family protein, with protein sequence MGIRAVLSKPLAAIVVNQQKKWAAQPALSQVKIFKNIIFKAKNTAFGKDHGFENIQTYEDFQKQVPIRDYEALKPYVDKILQGESDVLWPGKPAYFAKTSGTTSGTKYIPITKDSIPNHINSAKNALLSYIHETGKSQFLDGKLIFLSGAPTLEQKAGINTGRLSGIVNHHVPNYLRTNQLPSFETNCIEEWEEKLERIIDETIDQDMSLISGIPPWVQMYFDRIQARVNKPIKDIFPNFEMFVYGGVNFEPYKNKLFESIGKKVDSIETYPASEGFIAYQDSQKEDGLLLLLNSGIFFEFIPAEEYFDENPTRLMIDQVEMDKNYALIINSNAGLWGYSIGDTVKFVSMNPYRVVVSGRIKHFISAFGEHVIGEEVENAMKATCEKFENVKITEFTVAPQVTPKDGLPHHEWFVEFDNPPIDLEAFSQELDINLRKRNSYYDDLITGNILRTLKIRTLKKASFINYMRSEGKLGGQNKVPRLSNDRKIAEAMEKYTH encoded by the coding sequence ATGGGAATACGTGCAGTACTAAGTAAACCTTTGGCGGCTATTGTAGTCAACCAACAAAAAAAATGGGCGGCTCAACCAGCTCTGTCTCAAGTTAAGATTTTCAAGAACATCATCTTTAAAGCAAAAAACACTGCTTTTGGGAAAGACCATGGATTTGAAAATATTCAAACCTATGAAGATTTTCAAAAGCAAGTGCCCATTCGGGATTACGAGGCGCTAAAACCTTATGTAGATAAAATTTTGCAAGGAGAAAGTGATGTGCTTTGGCCAGGAAAACCTGCTTATTTTGCCAAAACTAGTGGTACCACTTCGGGAACAAAATACATCCCCATCACAAAAGATTCGATTCCCAACCATATTAATAGTGCCAAAAATGCCCTTTTAAGCTATATTCACGAAACAGGTAAATCTCAATTTCTGGATGGAAAACTGATTTTCTTATCAGGAGCTCCAACTTTAGAGCAAAAGGCAGGGATTAATACAGGTCGTTTATCAGGGATTGTCAATCATCATGTTCCAAATTATTTGAGAACTAATCAACTTCCGTCTTTTGAAACCAATTGCATTGAAGAATGGGAAGAAAAGTTAGAACGGATAATTGATGAAACAATAGATCAGGACATGAGTCTGATTTCAGGCATTCCACCTTGGGTGCAAATGTATTTTGATAGAATTCAAGCAAGAGTCAATAAACCTATCAAAGACATCTTTCCAAATTTTGAGATGTTTGTTTATGGTGGTGTGAATTTTGAGCCTTACAAAAACAAGCTCTTCGAAAGCATTGGAAAAAAAGTAGATTCAATCGAAACCTACCCCGCTTCGGAGGGTTTTATCGCCTATCAAGATTCTCAGAAAGAAGATGGATTGTTGCTTTTATTAAACAGTGGAATATTTTTTGAGTTTATACCTGCTGAAGAATATTTTGATGAAAATCCAACCAGATTGATGATTGATCAAGTGGAAATGGATAAAAATTATGCTTTGATCATCAACAGCAATGCAGGATTATGGGGCTATTCAATTGGAGATACCGTGAAATTTGTTTCCATGAATCCATACAGAGTGGTAGTTTCTGGAAGGATAAAGCATTTTATTTCTGCTTTTGGGGAGCATGTGATTGGAGAAGAAGTGGAAAATGCAATGAAAGCAACCTGTGAGAAATTTGAAAATGTGAAAATCACAGAATTTACAGTTGCGCCTCAAGTAACTCCAAAGGATGGACTACCTCACCACGAATGGTTTGTGGAATTTGACAATCCACCGATTGACTTGGAAGCATTTTCTCAAGAATTGGATATTAATTTAAGAAAAAGAAATAGTTACTATGATGACCTAATTACGGGCAACATATTGAGAACTTTAAAAATTAGAACACTCAAAAAAGCCTCTTTCATAAATTATATGAGGTCAGAAGGAAAGTTGGGAGGACAAAACAAAGTACCTCGCCTTTCAAACGACAGAAAAATAGCGGAAGCTATGGAGAAATATACACATTAA